A stretch of Suncus etruscus isolate mSunEtr1 chromosome 9, mSunEtr1.pri.cur, whole genome shotgun sequence DNA encodes these proteins:
- the INTS5 gene encoding integrator complex subunit 5, whose translation MSALCDPPGAPGPPGPAPAAHGPAPLSAQELSQEIKAFLTGVDPILGHQLSAREHARCGLLLLRSLPPARAAVLDHLRGVFDESVRAHLAALEESPVPGPPHLRPPPPSHVPAGGPGLEDVVQEVQQVLSEFIRANPKAWAPVISAWSIDLMGQLSSSYSGQHQRVPHATGSLNELLQLWMGCRATRTLMDIYVQCLSALIGSCPDACVDALLDTSVQHSPHFDWVVAHIGSSFPGTIISRVLSCGLKDFCVHGGASAGGSGGSASQNPSADSFPGSPALPAEKRVPKIASVVGILGHLASRHGDSIRRELLRMFHESLAGGSGGRSGDPSLQATVPFLLQLAVMSPALLGTVSGELVDCLKPPAVLSQLQQHLQGFPREELDNMLNLAVHLVSQASGAGAYRLLHFLVDTAMPASVITTQGLAVPDTVREACDRLIQLLLLHLQKLVHHRGGSPGEGVLGPPPLPRPVPFLDALRNHVGELCGETLRLERKRFLWQHQLLGLLSVYTRPSCGPEALGHLLSRARSPEELSLATQLYAGLVVSLSGLLPLAFRSCLARIHAGTLQPPFTARFLRNLALLVGWEQQGGEGPAALGARFGESASAHLSDLAPLLLHPEEEVADAAASLLAICPFPPESLSPSQLLGLVRAGVHRFFASLRLHGPPGVASASQLLARLSQTSPAGLKAVLQLLVEGALHRGNTELFGGEVDGEDETLSVVSAPLTSASLLDTNRRHTAAVPGPGGIWSVFHAGVIGRGLKPPKCVQPRKPHEVIYNTQSLFNLLVRCCSAPGSTECGGCWGAPTLSPEAAKAVAVTLVESVCPDAAGAELAWPPEEHARATVERDLRIGRRFREQPLLFELLKLVAAAPPALCYCSVLLRGLLAALLGHWEASRHPDTTHSPWHLEASCTLVAVMAEGSLLPPALGNMHEIFSQLAPFEVRLLLLSVWGFLREHGPLPQKFIFQSERGRFIRDFSREGGGEGGAHLAVLHSVLHRNIDRLGPFSGRFQAPSSTFLRQGT comes from the coding sequence TGCCCAGGAGCTGTCCCAGGAAATCAAGGCGTTTCTGACTGGCGTGGACCCCATTCTGGGCCACCAGCTCTCTGCCCGGGAACATGCCCGCtgtggcctcctcctcctccgctctCTGCCACCCGCTCGGGCTGCGGTGCTCGACCACTTGCGAGGGGTCTTTGATGAAAGTGTCCGTGCCCACTTGGCTGCTCTGGAAGAAAGCCCAGTACCCGGCCCCCCTCACCTCCGCCCACCACCACCCTCCCATGTCCCTGCGGGGGGGCCCGGTCTTGAGGATGTGGTCCAGGAAGTCCAGCAGGTGCTGTCTGAGTTCATCCGGGCCAACCCAAAAGCCTGGGCACCAGTGATAAGCGCGTGGTCCATTGACCTCATGGGGCAGCTGAGTAGCTCATACTCGGGCCAGCACCAGCGTGTGCCCCACGCCACTGGCTCCCTGAATGAGTTGCTGCAGCTGTGGATGGGCTGCCGGGCCACCCGCACGCTCATGGACATCTATGTGCAGTGTCTCTCTGCTCTCATTGGTAGTTGCCCAGATGCTTGCGTCGATGCCTTGCTGGATACGTCTGTCCAGCATTCGCCTCACTTCGATTGGGTGGTGGCACACATCGGCTCCTCTTTCCCTGGCACCATCATCTCCCGAGTCCTCTCCTGCGGCCTCAAGGATTTCTGTGTTCACGGTGGGGCTAGTGCTGGTGGTAGTGGCGGAAGCGCTTCCCAAAATCCCTCTGCAGACTCCTTTCCTGGATCTCCTGCTCTCCCTGCGGAGAAGCGGGTGCCTAAGATTGCCTCAGTGGTGGGcattcttgggcacttggcttCCCGCCACGGAGATAGCATCCGGCGGGAGCTCCTTCGTATGTTCCATGAGAGCCTGGCTGGTGGCTCCGGGGGTCGCAGCGGGGACCCATCCCTGCAGGCCACAGTTCCTTTCCTGCTGCAGCTTGCAGTCATGTCACCAGCTCTGCTGGGCACTGTGTCAGGGGAGCTGGTGGACTGCCTGAAGCCCCCCGCCGTGCTCAGCCAGCTGCAGCAACATCTGCAAGGGTTCCCCCGCGAGGAGCTGGACAACATGCTGAACCTGGCCGTGCATCTGGTGAGCCAGGCCTCCGGGGCCGGCGCCTACCGCCTGCTGCACTTCCTGGTGGACACCGCCATGCCGGCTTCGGTCATCACGACGCAGGGCCTGGCCGTGCCGGACACGGTCCGCGAGGCTTGTGACCGCCTGATCCAGCTGCTGCTGCTCCACCTGCAAAAACTGGTTCATCACCGGGGCGGGTCTCCCGGGGAAGGGGTGCTAGGCCCACCCCCGCTGCCCCGGCCTGTGCCCTTCCTTGATGCCCTAAGGAACCATGTTGGAGAACTGTGCGGAGAGACTCTGCGGTTGGAACGGAAGCGATTCCTCTGGCAACACCAGCTTTTGGGGCTGCTCTCTGTCTATACCCGGCCAAGCTGCGGACCTGAGGCCTTGGGCCATCTGCTGAGCCGGGCCCGGAGCCCCGAAGAGTTGAGCTTAGCAACCCAGCTATACGCAGGGCTGGTGGTCAGTCTCTCTGGCCTCCTGCCCCTGGCCTTCCGAAGCTGCCTGGCTCGGATACATGCTGGGACTTTACAGCCTCCCTTCACCGCCCGGTTCCTGCGCAACTTAGCACTGCTAGTAGGGTGGGAGCAGCAGGGTGGGGAGggcccagcagcactcggggccCGATTCGGGGAGTCGGCCTCTGCCCATCTGTCTGACCTGGCGCCTCTCCTCTTGCATCCCGAAGAAGAAGTAGCCGACGCCGCTGCCTCCCTTCTGGCCATCTGTCCCTTTCCCCCGGAATCCCTGTCCCCCTCCCAACTCCTGGGGCTGGTGCGAGCTGGGGTGCATCGCTTCTTTGCCTCTCTCAGACTGCACGGGCCCCCCGGGGTGGCTTCGGCCTCGCAGCTTCTCGCCCGCCTCTCTCAGACCTCCCCAGCCGGCCTCAAGGCAGTCCTGCAGCTGCTGGTCGAGGGAGCTTTGCATCGGGGCAACACAGAACTGTTTGGAGGAGAGGTGGATGGGGAGGATGAGACGCTGTCAGTGGTCTCAGCTCCTTTGACCTCTGCTTCCCTGTTGGACACGAACCGACGTCACACTGCAGCAGTGCCCGGTCCCGGAGGCATCTGGTCAGTTTTCCACGCCGGAGTCATCGGCCGGGGCCTCAAGCCACCCAAGTGCGTGCAGCCCCGCAAGCCACACGAAGTCATCTATAACACCCAGAGCCTCTTCAATCTCCTGGTGCGCTGTTGTAGTGCCCCGGGGAGCACCGAATGTGGGGGCTGCTGGGGAGCACCCACCCTGAGCCCGGAGGCCGCCAAAGCCGTGGCAGTGACCTTGGTGGAGAGTGTGTGTCCAGATGCAGCAGGTGCTGAACTGGCCTGGCCTCCCGAGGAGCACGCCCGGGCCACCGTGGAGCGGGATCTCCGCATCGGCCGACGCTTCAGGGAACAGCCCCTGCTCTTCGAGCTGCTGAAGCTGGTCGCCGCTGCCCCACCAGCCCTGTGCTACTGCTCGGTGCTGCTCCGGGGCCTGCTGGCCGCCCTGTTGGGCCATTGGGAAGCCTCCCGCCATCCCGATACAACCCACTCCCCCTGGCACCTGGAGGCCTCCTGCACCCTGGTGGCCGTCATGGCAGAGGGCAGCCTCCTGCCACCAGCTCTGGGTAACATGCACGAGATATTCAGCCAGTTGGCCCCTTTTGAGGTGCGCCTGCTGCTGCTCAGCGTCTGGGGGTTTCTCCGGGAGCACGGACCCTTGCCCCAGAAGTTCATCTTTCAGTCGGAGCGAGGCCGCTTCATCAGGGACTTCTCCAGGGAAGGTGGCGGCGAGGGAGGAGCCCACCTGGCC